From the genome of Leptotrichia sp. HSP-342:
AAAATCTCTATATGGAGTAATTTCTTTGATTGGATAACGATAAAATGTTCCTGTGTTTATATCCACAATCATATTATTTTTTTTCAAGCATTTAGCAGTACTTTCAAGCAAGTTATCAACATCTTTTTTTTCTGGAATATTCTTAAATAATCTCAAGTTAAACGGATGCCCCAGGATGTCATACATCCCTGTATTTGCCACATTCTCAATCTCTTTTGCATAATCCTTCCAAATCTGCACCAAATTCTCATCTGTAAATTTATGCTTCAAAGCACTAAAATCAAATCCCCATCCTTTAATAAAATGTATTGAAACAATCAGATAGTCAAAATCATATTTAGACAATATTTCCTTAACTTTCTCCTGATTTTTAAAATTACACACTTCTATTCCAAATTTTACTGGGTATCCTTTTGATTTTAACTTATCTATAAAATCTCTGTATTCATCCAATGTATGTACGAATTTTGTTTTCTGCTCAAGCCATTTTTTCTGGAAATTCCCAGTTTCACTATTATCCAAAATCAGCTCCTCATAATATAAATCCTTAAATTCCTTAAATCCGTGAGTATGTTCCGTTATTC
Proteins encoded in this window:
- a CDS encoding histidinol-phosphatase HisJ family protein, with product MLVDYHMHFEYGSYDEDYVNPFFEKAKEMGLSEIGITEHTHGFKEFKDLYYEELILDNSETGNFQKKWLEQKTKFVHTLDEYRDFIDKLKSKGYPVKFGIEVCNFKNQEKVKEILSKYDFDYLIVSIHFIKGWGFDFSALKHKFTDENLVQIWKDYAKEIENVANTGMYDILGHPFNLRLFKNIPEKKDVDNLLESTAKCLKKNNMIVDINTGTFYRYPIKEITPYRDFMEYVKKYDIPVILSSDSHYSEHVGMKIKEAGEYAKEFGITEMVTFDKRKRRMVEIG